Below is a genomic region from Castanea sativa cultivar Marrone di Chiusa Pesio chromosome 2, ASM4071231v1.
TCCAGTTGAGACTGTGCACTCATAAACCGTTGGATGAAAGCATTAATTGACTCTGACTGACATGTACCCATCATTCCTGCAAAGAAGTACCGGCGCAAGAATGACAAAGCCCAAAATGATCGTAATGCATATAAGCTGATAATATGCTTATTAGCATGAAATCCATATTTATTCACCATTTCCCTCCATCCCCCTTCAAAATCTTCCACAAATTCCATATTATAGAGCCGATGAAACTCATCTTTCCAATCATCATAACGTGATCCAAGCAGTATAGAAAACCAATCTGAGAACTTTGCAATGATGTGCCAAATGCAAAAGGCATGTTTCGTTTCAGGCATTTCAATAGCAATAGCATCTTTCAACCACATGTTATGGTCAGTTAATATTGTCTGTGGAGCCTTTCCTTTCATGAAGCCTAAAAACGTCTGCATACCAGAAATGAACTAAGCTTAGCAAAAACAAGTTCAATATAACCAATAATCTTAAAAGATAACATggtggaaaatttttttttttgggggggggggggggtgaggaATCAAATACAACTTCATTATACCACAGATGCTGCAAAGTAATATATTATCAGCAAAGCATGGGATCAGACACAATCCTAAGGCAAAACCAAGCATAAATCTTTTTCttatgtcttttaattttgcaccCCATTCAAAAGCCAGCATTAAGTTTAAATCTATTTGGAAGATAAAGGCCAAGTACATTTAATGTCTATTTTATGGCCCATTCTAAAGTTAGCCCTTTGTCAAACATTAATACTTAGGGCTTACGTGCAAAATGAGGAAATAGAGCAGAAAAAGATGATGGTCCTCAAGTTCTTCATATGTATGCCCATAAACTTCTTACCTTCAGTGCCCAGGAAAAAGAGTGCATATTTTCATCCTGTAGAAGcacacaaccaaaaaaacatGTCATTCCATGATTGTCCACTCCAAGCCAAATGCCTAATAGCATATCATAGGCATCCAGACGGTGTGTTGTGTCAAAAACCACTGCATCTCCAAATGCCTCGTACAATTGAACTGATGAAGCATAAGACCATGCAATATGCTCCAGCCTGTTATGGCAGTCTATTTTGAAGTCATACTTGAAGTAAGGATTTTCATCTTTCAATTTCTTGCACATTGCGATAAGATCAATAGCATCACTATCTCGATCAACATTTCTAAAAGATTGTAAAAGATTTCTCACATCTATTTCTGTAAAAGGTAGACAGCCCAACTTAACACCTTTCTCTAGCTCCAACAATCTTAACATTTGCCGCACCGACATTCCAGCTTTTGCAAACATGCAAATCCGACTTTTGTCATCTGAAGATATTGTACAATAGGCAGGAAGGAGACGAACTTGTTGTGGTTTTAGAAGTTCATGGTTGTGGATATTGCTAAATCCTGTAACACGCCATTCAGGGAGGTCAAAATCTGCCCGTTTAACAATGCGTAAATATGCTTGACAACCACAGCGTGATGATTTGCGATTTCTCTGCATCTTTCCATCTTCAGACGGTTTCAACTGTGGATATCCACCACGATGGCAAGTGAAATCCCTTCTCGTAACTCCCCGACCGACCCCATCCTTGCCACGAGTACGATGACGTCTGATTGAAAAGCCACATTGCTTTGCAAAACTGCAATAAAATTCATAAGCAGCTTCTTGAGAAACAAATCTTTGGCCTATAAATGGAACAAGGTTCACAGAAGTCTGTCGTGACAAAATTGTATTGTCGGGTGTTTCCTCTATGGTGCCAATATCATCTTGAGACAAATCTGTGCCATTTTCAGAAGATTCCATCACTACACTTGTCCCTTCCGACATTCTTTCCTCTACAGATGACTGAATTTGCAGATTAAGCACCTGTGAGGACAAACATAACAGCTTAaccaaaaaacaacaaaaaatgcaGCTTAAGAATTTGAtatgcaaaaagaaaaacaagtcaGAGTGGCCTGCCACTTAATTTCTTGTATACGTCCTAACATTCTTTGGTATCAGAAATTGATCAAGAAAGctcttcaatcttttttttttaagcacataTTCCAATTTTCACACACTTTGGTGGCAGCAATGAATTGTGTTCTTTCAGTACACAAGCTAAAGACAAGAAGGTAGCAGAAACGTTAATGAGCTTATATGTTTCCTCAAAAAGTGTGTGCTACTCCCTAGACAAGTGAAACTTTTACTTCAATAGGACAACAAGAGTATGCTTTTAATGCATCTCATAAGGGACATAGAGGAAGACAAGCTTTCATAAGATATGCCCCAATGTTCAACTATTCCTCAAAAACACAGGTCCCATCATTACTTCCTAACCAATCATGTCCAACATTTGATTTCCCAACAGGAAAAAGAAAGACCCAATGTTCAAACATGATTTAGGATCAAAATACACAATTAAACACAGCTGAAAACAGAACCCACAGAACTTTACTTTAACAAAAACTGTATCAAATAATGCAGCTTTGGATCTCCATCTCATTTAAATCCCAATCTCATATGGGTCTCtcacaaaataaatcaaaccccACAAATTCATTTCATCTCACAAATATGATCCATCCAATTCCAACCTCCAACACGATCCAAA
It encodes:
- the LOC142626150 gene encoding protein FAR1-RELATED SEQUENCE 11-like → MSEGTSVVMESSENGTDLSQDDIGTIEETPDNTILSRQTSVNLVPFIGQRFVSQEAAYEFYCSFAKQCGFSIRRHRTRGKDGVGRGVTRRDFTCHRGGYPQLKPSEDGKMQRNRKSSRCGCQAYLRIVKRADFDLPEWRVTGFSNIHNHELLKPQQVRLLPAYCTISSDDKSRICMFAKAGMSVRQMLRLLELEKGVKLGCLPFTEIDVRNLLQSFRNVDRDSDAIDLIAMCKKLKDENPYFKYDFKIDCHNRLEHIAWSYASSVQLYEAFGDAVVFDTTHRLDAYDMLLGIWLGVDNHGMTCFFGCVLLQDENMHSFSWALKTFLGFMKGKAPQTILTDHNMWLKDAIAIEMPETKHAFCIWHIIAKFSDWFSILLGSRYDDWKDEFHRLYNMEFVEDFEGGWREMVNKYGFHANKHIISLYALRSFWALSFLRRYFFAGMMGTCQSESINAFIQRFMSAQSQLDNFVEQVADIVDFNDRVGAKQKMQRKLLKVSLKTGSPIESHAATLLTPYAFSKLQEELVLAPQYASLLVDEGCFQVRHHTQIDGGCNVIWIPCQEHISCSCHQFEFSGILCRHVLRVLSTNNCFHIPDRYLPTRWRSVNSSCSNPFRTATTREHSERIQLLESMASTLVTESIETEERLDVACEQMAMVLSRIKDLSRSTHSMNEIAYNCPSDSLILPEVEDADGIVQSFTIGNPHDSITLGKLKERRPRDGIDTIRRRRHCPGPCCGHFGHDGSTCSLIGDDDLHGDALGYL